The sequence ACACATAGAGTTGGCTGTCATAATATCCCTAAGATCCTTGTCATGGCCTACAATCGAAACCTGACATCCTTATCAGAGCCCAATTTTGTTATGTTGCAATGTCTTCGAACCCATAGAGTGGTAAGACTCACCATATCTACAAGAGATCCCAAAAAACTAGTCACCTATGAGGCTCTCCATAATCGCTTTACATggttccaaattccaattcaCCCAAATAGACAACCAATGCGGGACTCAGTCCACTACAATATAGGACTCAGCACACTAGCACAACCCACACACAAATAGAATTGGTTATCACAATGGAGGTTTATTCTTTTCTGAAAACTGGCATAGCTGATGAagtcttcctctcttccttaTTTCCTGTAAATAAACTAATATAGGCATTAATATTATTTGCTTAACCGAGTTTTTGTTTCCACTTTAAATTTCTCATTATTTTTCCCATAACAATGACTTTATCATTTAAAGTCTGCATACCAGATGTTTTGTCCATATATGAATGCTTTGACTTCTAACATATTGTTACAAtatctggaaaaaaaataataaaacacgTACTAATAACATTTCATGCTTAAAGAGGGGCGCGTTATATGCTATCTCCCTTCAAAACATGAATTCTGTTACACATGTTGGCTATCATTGTACttagtttaatttgtttctgtCATTCTAGTGAATTGCACTCCCTTTTAgcttaatttgtttttgacaatTTCCCATTCTAGTAAATCACACTACTCtttaagtttaatttgtttctgtTCTTCTAGTGAATCTCCCTCCTTTTTATTACAGAGCTGGGAGAAAACCATGGATTGTTATAGTCCTGGTCAAGGACTAATGCCTGCCAGTTTTAAGGTTCGCACTGTTCCACTCGATGGTGATGATTTTGCAACAGAAGATGTTTTAGATCCGGACTTCGGTGAAGCTGCTATTGGTCGTGTTGCCCCTGTTGACTCTGGTAGGAAGTTcattgtattttataatttctcttTCAAAATATATCTCCGGTTATAGAGGTATTAacattttaatatttcataatTCAAGTCTCTCACAGTGGTCAATGATTCGACGGATTTTGATCTTTCTGTCAGGGTTATGGTGGATTATATTGTTACGGGCATATGGAAAATGCTCTGGAGATCTTTCAGTCCAGGAACGAGTTGATGTGCAAACAGGGATAAAAATGATTTTGAAGCTGTGTCTTGCTGATGGTTTTGATATGTTTCCAACATTACTGGTCACAGATGGTTCATGCATGATTGATCGCCGAATGGGAATTCATGGCCATCCTTTGGAGATTCAGGTAagtatttctttttatgttcATAAGTGcctttcaaataaattttttatcttcttgTGTTCATGGAGTTTAACTTTTAAAACTCCTCCTTTTTTGCTTATTTCTTGTCAATACTGTTAGAGTAATTCCTATTTGTTTTACATCCCTACTACAACTTTGCTTTTCATTGGGGTAACAGGGTGCTTCCCTATCTTATCTCTATTTGGTTTCTCCATTTGTAAAAAAGTTAGCATGCTTTGCTTTGGGCTTGTTGCATTGGCATGCCTTCTGCTTTTGACCCCTAACATTAAGGATATTCCGGAATTATCAGAGACgcttaaattttcatttcatgtaaactaataaatttattttactggTCTAATCATAAGGAGAATTATTTCAAAAGTCATAGGAAATTACTTTCAAGTTTCCCCATAAGCGTTGTCTGTTACAACCTCGGGATGCAATAATCAAATAAATGGATGTAAttctgattaaaaaaataagtataatTAAGTAAATAAGTGGATGTAGTTATATGATCATCATAATGGTATGCAACAATGGATTTCAAACGATTTGGAAAAGCAATAGTTTCGGGTATACTTATTGCTGCATAAGATGATAATGGAGATCATTGCATTACCATTGTAATTGCCAGAGTAGGTTTCAAAACATCGTTTGTTGATTACATCTCCTATTCTCACATTGTGTCTGACTGGTCGTAGAGGACTTGGTGCTTGTTTGATAGGGAGGACTGGACTAGACTAGCAAAATGCCTACATTTCATGTGCAATCAAGGCATAATATGGATATTGTTGTCTAGCTTGGAGGATTAAGGAGGACTATCTATACGAGGTTGATGACTAAAACTTATCCCCCCTAATCCCCTTGAAATGGTGGGATTAGGAGGGATAAGTTTTAGTCATCAACCTCTTATGAATAGTCCTCCTTAATCCTCCAAGGTAGACAACAATATTCATATTATGCCCTGAATGCACATGAAATGTAGGCATTTTGCTAGTCTAGTCTAGTCTATTGTAGTCCTCCTTAGCAAACGAGGCCTtggagcatccacaatgggctTCCTAAACCACttccttagacaaattttaaggaggaattggaaaaatacaactccaaccatgctcctgctccacctcctaaaatatgGAGActtctaggagctcctaaatccgaggagaaagaaaggactcctagtggctccctataatttaatgttgctttgttttatgcatattttaaacttttaattaatgcaaactatttttttatatattattttgtatagAGATGGACTAAttgtattgaattaaaaaataattatagtatTTATGACTCTCTAAACTAGGGAGTATGAttggaattcaaattttatagagagctcctaaaatagcttttgtgtgtttttagctaaattttaaccaaaaaatagggagcatgattgtagatgctcttaGGGTTTAGGCAGAGaggaaaattttatttgggtATAGAATCTGATGCTTCTGACCCATGTTTGTTGACATGCATCTTTAAGTTTACAAACTTTGTGGCTGCATTTATATAATGTCGCATGTCACTGTTGCGTGTCCTTGTAGGCCCTGTTCTACTCAGCACTACTCTGTGCACGTGAGATGCTTGCTCCAGAGGATGCATCAGCTGACCTTACGCGAGCACTGAACAATCGTCTGGTTGCATTATCATTCCATATCAGGGAATATTACTGGATTGATATGAGAAAACTCAATGAAATTTACCGATACAAAACAGAGGAATACTCATATGATGCTGTTAATAAGTTCAATATCTACCCTGATCAGATTCCATCCTGGCTGGTGGGATTTATGCCGAGTACAGGTGGGTACTTGATTGGCAACCTGCAGCCTGCTCACATGGACTTTCGTTTCTTTTCTCTTGGAAACTTATGGTCTATTGTAAGTAGTCTTGCAACATTGGATCAGTCACATGCTATATTGGATCTTATTGAAGCAAAATGGGATGAATTAGTGGCAGATATGCCGTTTAAAATATGTTATCCTGCTCTTGAAGGCCAGGAATGGCAAATCATCACAGGCAGCGATCCCAAAAACACGTAATACCTCTACCTTGACTTTTGAAATTTCCTCTATCCTGGTTCCTAACACCTCCTTTACTTGATTTTATGTTGTAGTCCCTGGTCTTACCATAATGGAGGTTCTTGGCCAACATTGCTCTGGCAGgtaagttttttatttgggtttgAGTGAAAACTGTTTTTCCCCTGTTGCCCTTGATCTTGCTTTGCACTGCTGGATTTATAACTCCCGATTATGCCTGCTCTAtgccagtttttttttttttttttttttgggggtcaaAACTCTGTACCAGTATAGTATTGCATATAGTATCTGTATTAACCTCATACAGCTTTTGTTTTCGACTGATATCATGCCATCACGTAAGAGCATTTCCAATCATACTCCCTAGGACTAGAAacttattttaggagctctttATAAAATTTCTACTCCAATTATTTTCCTTAATTTAGGGAGTTATAATGACTCGGAATCGCTAGAAATAAAgtgtttatttaaaataatattaaaataatcatCATTAATGATGAGGAGCCATTGGAAgaccatttctctctcctttgatttaggagctcctacaGGTCTTGTAATTTCATGAGCTGGATAGGGAGTATAATTggatttgagtttttttaacttctctccaaattttaactTAGGAGCTCATTTAGAGAACCCATTGGAGATATCTTATTTGTTGTACTTGCACTCTCCAAGATATGATGTCCTACAAGCAAACCAGATTCTCAATGCTACCATTTGGCTAGTGCGCCAACTTACAAGGAGGAATCACTTATTAGgggaaaatacaaaaaacaaaaattggagccactatatttttctttctaaaatatgaaattgttCAGATTCACCATGAAACACATGGAATGCATACTGTGTAGCCCAATTTGTTAGATCTTATTATGCTTATGCAGAATCCCCATTTGTGTTGACCATAAAGCCAGATAACCGTAAAGAATCCTTGCTTTTGTTGAAGGGAATGCAAAAGTTCCCTGTTAATTACCACTAGCATCTAGCAGTGACTGATTATTTATGTTGTTAACATCAATATGGGGCTTGTTTCAGCTTACTGTGGCATGCATAAAGCTTAACAGACCAGACATTGCAGCAAAGGCGGTCGAGCTTGCTGAGAAGCGCATATCTCTTGACAATTGGCCTGAATATTATGACACTAAGAGAGCAAGATTTATTGGAAAACAGGCACAGCTGTTTCAAACTTGGTCAGCTGCCGGATACCTTGTAGCAAAGCTCCTCCTCGCCAACCCAAGTGCAGCAAAGAACCTTGTGAATGAAGAGGATTCAGAGCTTgcaaatatattttcatgcATGATAAGTTCCAGTCCAAGGAGGAAACGTGGTTGGAAAAAACAGATTTTAGTTTGAAGCAGAGAGGGATCTGGTGGAGAATTCAACGCAAACATTTCTGAAGTGAACCATGCAGCCGCGAATGAAGCGAAGCGTTGGACAGAGGTTTAGGATAGTTCAACTGCAACCAAGGATGAAAATATCGGCCGATATCCCTGTAAATCCCTTTTTTTAGGTGTCGATACAGATACAAGGGGGTAAGCCTATTTCTTCCCCCTTATCGGCGATATATCCCcaatatcctcgatatttaCCTATGTTTACTGATATTTCCCGATACTAGACAAATAACCCAGAAATTTGTCTTCAGTTTTGAAAGTAATCATAGGTCCCAGCCACTGAATCAATATCAAAAACCAAGCTCTAATACATAGTAGCTTCTCCTTTCTTCTCTCCTCAATCGTTTCGGCTATCTTTGGctcttcctctcctctctttGGTTGATCAGTTTcttgtgtgtttgattttatttttcacctAATCTTCTATCTCTCATTTCCTTTATCATTAAGTCTGATTCTTGTAATATAATGTTGAGTTATGTATtaatgggttgggttgggttatGTTTGAATAATGTTGTCTTTGTTGTGTTAAGTTTAATTGTATTTATCTTTAGGATTTTCATCGCgcattatatatacatgtacaTTTCATCATATGCATATCTTATACTTAGtatgttttgaattttattagtTCAATACATTCATTGATAATGTGCTTAACATCTATGAAAGTTTCACTTCTTGTTTTTAAGCCATTATCTGtcttttttgtcaattttcccCGATACCTAAAACAACATCGATATATCCCCCGAAATATCCGTAAATTGAAGGCCCGATAATATTTGTATTGCCAATATTTTCATCCTTGACTGCAACAGACGAAGTTCATATCAGTATCATTGTACAGTTGCTTTAATATACTGCCATTTTTGTGaacaaaattttagttttcataaTGTGAAGAGTTGTAAAAATGATGATCTTGTGGTCAAGTAATATCCAATATTCCCTTGAATTCATCTTGTTTAGTGTGCCTTCTGATGGATCCAAAGATTGGTTAGATGAAAATGTTGATTATTAGAAACCCTTGATGGAAACAGTGGTTTGACTACAGTAAATATAGAGAGGGTAGCATGAACAGAATTAAAGGAAGTTAACAGCTAGAGGGATGAGCAAGAAACAAGGAAGTCCGACGCCAAGAGAGGAAACGTTGAGTAAAAGGTTCCTGTTGACAAACCAATGCCTACCAGATAGCAAAGAAAGCAAACTTAAGCCATCATAGCATGAACAACGTGGTAAGCaactaaaccctaaacatTAGAAACAAACTGACGAAAAGGAAAATGCTTAATATCCCAGTTTTTCTTTCCCAACTTAGATGGTAGTACAATGTAAGAATGCCACTTGGGAACAAATCTTACTTACACAATGCTAGAGTACAAGCCCTAATGGGAGAACAGAAGTGCTAACATTTTGGAACAACGAGGGACAATTGTTCCAATTTATTACTCCAACATGAGGTAACAAGAACGGAAGCAAAAGACTTGCATATGAAGTATAACACGCCCTAAGAAAGGTTGGATAGAAGATATAGCTGATGCATCTGATTcagtttaaattaaacaataaatgTAAAAAGGATAACAAAAAACATAGTctagagagagatatataaaCTAGTAATAGAGtaacttttcatttctttttttgtcagGTTCAACTACTCGACTCAAAAATTGACAGTGATATTCCAGTTGCATGATTAAATCAAGTAATACACCAATTTTTACAATGACCCAGCGAAGGTAGCAATAAATCCAATTTGAAGCTACCATTCACTTACAAATGGCAATATGGATCTTTTGTAACAGCCTCAGATCACGAGCAAAAAGCTGCTTTACGCAACAAGCATTATGCAAAATGGCAATTTTGCTGATCAAGCCAAACCCCGACAATGGATCATCTGGCTTTCAACATTGAGTTCAGGAATCCAAAATGTGTTTGTTCTCAGCCAAGATGCTGTCCAACAATGATTCACATGCATCTTCAAGTAAATCCAAAACCTGCAACATGATGATGTTTCATAATTAGTATCAACTCTAAAAGTACCTGAACAATTAGCATGCGATACCAGTTACGCAGCCAAATTCTGCCCTTCCTCCCCGTTTGCTCTCAGTTTCTTCATGTATCTTCTATTCAAAGTAATATAAGCAGAATCCAATGGTTGATTGTTCTTTATTGAGTTCTTGGCTGTGACCTGAACTGCTTTGGATTGGGGTTTTACTTTCTTGCTACTTTTTCCTATGGCTTTCTGGGAGTTCTCTAATTCTCCCCTTTTAAGCAATATTATGAAAAAATGGGCCACTGGATTCTAAGTTAAATAAAGTTAAACtgagatttgaattttgaagaaaGGAGAGAAAACGGGTGGAAGAAAAAGGAGAGGATCATCTTCCTACTGTTTAATTGCCATAAATCCAAAAATTGGGGATGTCTTGCTGAATAACCAAAAAGCCACCCGCTCTTATCTCAATTATATTCTAGTAAATTTAATTTGTACAACACGCTTAACAAAGTTTGACAGAAAACTTTTAGCAATAGGGTTGCCACTTTACACAAAGTAATTCTTGACAATTTCACTAAATTCCTCACATGTATTTCACACCGGATAAAACCATTATGATAATTGCTGCCACTTTAGACGTATGCTCTTTGATTTCCATTGCATCAAACATATATCCATGATAAGATCAAGAACAATGGTTAACAGGTATTGATATATTACCTTCTCAAAACCTTGTGGTCCACCATAATAAGGGTCCGGTACTTCAGTTTCATCGTGTTTCTTACAATAAGAACACATTAACCTAACCTGCACGATCAATAACAACATAagacaaaataatcaaattcataTCAGTCCACATTGTAGCATCCCCGTTCTAAGTACTAAATACAAAGTACAAACCTTTTTATGAGCATCCTCAGGTAGAGGTTCTCTAAATTTCCACCTATTAAACGCCTCTATTATATCATCTATAGCCAATATCAACACCACAAGTTAATAAAACACATCACACATATATAAAGTTATAAACATGTAGGACTATTTGAGtataaaaacatataaagGGCTGATCCAAatttccaagaaaaacaaaatgcacATGATGGTTTCTTATATTCCATGTATAATGAACCCACCTCGGTTCTGATTGTCCATTGCAAGGATAAGATCAAAATCTCTAAAATCGGGCAGCCGGATTGGCCTAGATAAAGAAGTTATCTCAATGCCACGCCTTTTAGAGGCTGCCCTCATTCTTGGGTCTGCTTGATTTCCCTTTTAACACCAATAAATACAATCAGAAATTTGGAATTATAATtcacacaaaaaatgaaatgaaatatttgCAGCCAGGCTTTGTTTGTGACGTCCATTTTCTTTACCttcctatgttttttttcagCAACTAAAACAGCGGTTATGGTTGAAAATAGCTCCTACCTCATGGTAACCAATGGTTCCAGCAGAGTCAATCTTGAACTTGGAATCCAAACCCCTTTTCTTCACCAAGTCCCTGAAGACCCCTTCAGCAGCTGGGCTTCTGCAGATGTTGCCCAGGCACACAAATAGAACAGAAAAGGGCTTGGTCTCTGTCTCCGTGGATGGAGAAGAAGCCGCCATTGATGCTTTTGTCACAGACCCAGATGAGAAAGAGGTGCTGGATTTGAGGGAATGGGAACCAAAGGTTGATTTTTGAAGGGATGGAAATtggggaggaagaagaagaaatggggTTTTTAGAGAGGGGCGGTTGGAGGagtggcaaaatcgtaaatttGAAGGGGTTGCTACTGTACTGTGCAATACCCTCATTCTCCTAGGACACAGAAAATACTACATGGAAATGTGTTGAGTTTCAGCTTGGGTAGATATGAAAGAATAAAGAAACGCTTAgcgtaaaaaagaaaagaaaaagaaaaagaaaaatatagacCATACAAACATTTTGAAGAAGCTTATGGATGTATTGAATTGTGCACATGCACATCACAAAACAAATGTAACtaggaaaaaagagaaggattGAAAATCTTTGGAGCCATGAGAAAGTGGGTCTCTTGAGCTGTTTggctaaaaaaagaaagtactaaaggtacgtgttataatatgaatgGATTGAATACACCACATCAACATGTTATTGGTGTATCGAACACACAATAACTTCTCGTTTATAGGACAAGATGAAGCTGCAAACATGAGCACACCCTGAGTgataggaaaaaaagaaaaaaggaaaatgctaaTCCGATTTCCATTTCTCTCAGCTACTGTATCAGTATCCATATATCATACTCTACAACTAGCCACCAGTATTTTTTGAGTTACATTTAATTTACACTATAAGCTATATTATCAGTTAAAAAAAACCGATGAGAAATTTCGGAAAAAGAAGATTTCAACTTTCTTCCCCATATGAAAGTTGAACTAAAACAGCTCAAAGTCTATATGCTCTCCTATACCCTCCAACTCCTTGCCCTCCTGTTTCTGTGAAGCAGAGGGTGCACCAAATCCAACATCACACCACCTGGGAAGCTCGGGGGGTACTGCACACCGAATCAATGCCCAGTTAAGGCCTTCAAAGAAAGGATGCTGCTTAATCTCTGCAGCCCCTTTCACTGATCCTAAACGATTTTCAGGGTCCTTTATTAACAGGCCTCTGATCAGATCTCTTGCATGAAAACTCACTATAGGGGTATTTGGGAACTTGAGACTTTTTGACACAACGTTGGCCAATGTGTCCTCATTTCCTGACCCCTTGAAGGGTGTCCTACCATATAACAGCTCGAACAAGAAGATTCCAAATGTCCACCAATCAACAGCACTCCCATGACCTTCTCCTTTGATGATCTCCGGAGCAAGGTATTCATGGGTTCCAACAAAGGAGTTGGATCGGGCACTAGTTGGCTCCACTACAAGCTGTGGCAGTGGGCTGACCTGGGCAGCAAGCTCGGATTTTATTTTCCGAGATTTTGCAGCAGCAGATAGAAGTCTGGGAGTGAAGCATGAGACTTGCCAGGATGGTTGGAGGCAAAAA comes from Prunus dulcis chromosome 6, ALMONDv2, whole genome shotgun sequence and encodes:
- the LOC117631262 gene encoding alkaline/neutral invertase E, chloroplastic-like; translated protein: MATSEAVRQLLSGALPRLGWFDLSLSNVNGFISVQSGINNTRKRSSVCAQVHKHSRISQDRRRICAFQAKNGVFHGKNDVSRLNSMSCKCQKAESLTGATAEDQHRDLLVDDSDKATSIPPNGITSPAINEFEVDQQLKHEKGGFGSNGKPATAGKHKESRQKVRTNSIEDEAWKLLKNSMVYYCNNPIGTIAANNPSSTSTLNYDQVFIRDFIPSGIAFLLKGEYDIVRNFILHTLQLQSWEKTMDCYSPGQGLMPASFKVRTVPLDGDDFATEDVLDPDFGEAAIGRVAPVDSGLWWIILLRAYGKCSGDLSVQERVDVQTGIKMILKLCLADGFDMFPTLLVTDGSCMIDRRMGIHGHPLEIQALFYSALLCAREMLAPEDASADLTRALNNRLVALSFHIREYYWIDMRKLNEIYRYKTEEYSYDAVNKFNIYPDQIPSWLVGFMPSTGGYLIGNLQPAHMDFRFFSLGNLWSIVSSLATLDQSHAILDLIEAKWDELVADMPFKICYPALEGQEWQIITGSDPKNTPWSYHNGGSWPTLLWQLTVACIKLNRPDIAAKAVELAEKRISLDNWPEYYDTKRARFIGKQAQLFQTWSAAGYLVAKLLLANPSAAKNLVNEEDSELANIFSCMISSSPRRKRGWKKQILV
- the LOC117629995 gene encoding putative low molecular weight protein-tyrosine-phosphatase slr0328 — translated: MRVLHSTVATPSNLRFCHSSNRPSLKTPFLLLPPQFPSLQKSTFGSHSLKSSTSFSSGSVTKASMAASSPSTETETKPFSVLFVCLGNICRSPAAEGVFRDLVKKRGLDSKFKIDSAGTIGYHEGNQADPRMRAASKRRGIEITSLSRPIRLPDFRDFDLILAMDNQNRDDIIEAFNRWKFREPLPEDAHKKVRLMCSYCKKHDETEVPDPYYGGPQGFEKVLDLLEDACESLLDSILAENKHILDS